Proteins from a genomic interval of Scylla paramamosain isolate STU-SP2022 chromosome 26, ASM3559412v1, whole genome shotgun sequence:
- the LOC135113591 gene encoding zinc finger and BTB domain-containing protein 49-like isoform X1, which translates to MAVDGLLSLRWNNHSSSFLKQLSFLRDKETYSDLTLVCGGQFYQVHRLVVSGCSEYFRTILEHIPCRHPAVVLQDLPPRHLEALLSYMYLGQVSVPQDDLGGLIKAAECLAIKGLAVPDEPTSPSQQESHSRPTATTEEEPPNPKRRRHDREASSPVPTAQGDDPVTEDHNEVRGRDRGSRGSSPQPATSTFPSQQQHTLMEERTVFTVKEEREDEVKCEDNILGLTDLDGGLVGPEEASQGEKGQTTYSPAISGGGGGGSGVLPQYPAQPQSFKEVVTQALPPTSGMDGDASQGWEGSQGKGELMQSFHLDAFSPQQETIPQTHHTPLHQREPSMAMRLQGRAPQEDNNTSPPAVLPFPLLPCTASGDREAETAGRPWREWRCSYPDCGYVTDRESWLRQHVRKHTGEKPFACPLCTFRSAQKGNVNVHIRRVHYGGVMPVSSDPPPAATTSVAASSPTSSAAAPKVNMQWFMKGKVQGAEFSKSQNGVCQ; encoded by the exons ATGGCAGTGGACGGTCTGTTGTCACTGCGATGGAACAACCACTCGTCCTCCTTCCTCAAGCAGCTCTCCTTCCTGCGGGACAAG GAGACCTACAGTGACCTGACCCTGGTGTGTGGAGGTCAGTTCTACCAGGTGCACCGGCTGGTGGTGTCAGGCTGCAGTGAATACTTCCGTACTATCCTGGAGCACATTCCTTGCCGTCACCCAGCAGTAGTGCTGCAGGACCTGCCACCACGCCACCTGGAGGCTCTGCTCAGCTACATGTACCTGGGCCAGGTGTCTGTGCCACAGGATGACCTGGGTGGCCTAATCAAGGCTGCTGAGTGCCTGGCCATCAAGGGTCTTGCCGTGCCAGACGAGCCCACTTCCCCATCCCAGCAGGAGTCCCACAGCCGCCCCACTGCCACCACAGAGGAAGAGCCGCCCAACCCTAAGCGGCGCCGACACGACAGGGAAGCCAGCAGCCCTGTCCCCACAGCACAAGGGGATGACCCTGTCACTGAAGACCACAATGAAGTCAGGGGAAGAGATAGGGGGAGCAGGGGAAGCAGCCCCCAACCTGCCACTTCCACCTTCCCATCACAGCAACAG CATACCTtgatggaggagaggacagtgttcacagtgaaagaggagagggaggatgaggtgAAATGTGAGGACAACATCCTGGGGCTGACTGACCTTGATGGAGGCCTGGTGGGTCCTGAAGAGGCCAGCCAAGGTGAGAAGGGCCAGACTACCTACAGCCCAGCaatttctggtggtggtggtggtggcagcggtgttCTCCCACAGTACCCTGCACAGCCACAGTCATTTAAGGAGGTGGTGACCCAGGCACTGCCGCCCACTTCAGGGATGGATGGG GATGCCAGCCAGGGATGGGAGGGCAGCCAGGGCAAGGGGGAGCTGATGCAAAGCTTCCACTTGGACGCCTTCTCACCCCAGCAAGAGACAATTCCtcagacacaccacacaccactccaccaGAGG GAACCCTCAATGGCCATGAGACTACAAGGCAGAGCTCCACAGGAAGACAacaacacatcaccaccagcagtccttcctttccctctgctCCCCTGCACGGCATCGGGGGACAGGGAGGCGGAGACTGCGGGGAGGCCTTGGCGGGAGTGGCGATGCAGCTACCCAGACTGTGGCTATGTAACAGACCGCGAGTCGTGGCTCCGGCAGCACGTCAGAAAGCACACCGGGGAGAAACCATTCGCCTGTCCACTCTGCACCTTCCGTTCTGCTCAGAAAGGGAATGTTAATGTTCACATCAGGCGCGTTCATTACGGTGGTGTCATGCCTGTGAGTTCTGACCCACcccctgctgctactactagtgtggctgcctcctcccccacttcctctgctgctgccccAAAAGTAAACATGCAGTGGTTCATGAAGGGTAAGGTGCAAGGGGCTGAGTTCTCAAAGTCACAGAATGGGGTGtgtcagtag
- the LOC135113591 gene encoding protein jim lovell-like isoform X2, with product MAVDGLLSLRWNNHSSSFLKQLSFLRDKETYSDLTLVCGGQFYQVHRLVVSGCSEYFRTILEHIPCRHPAVVLQDLPPRHLEALLSYMYLGQVSVPQDDLGGLIKAAECLAIKGLAVPDEPTSPSQQESHSRPTATTEEEPPNPKRRRHDREASSPVPTAQGDDPVTEDHNEVRGRDRGSRGSSPQPATSTFPSQQQHTLMEERTVFTVKEEREDEVKCEDNILGLTDLDGGLVGPEEASQGEKGQTTYSPAISGGGGGGSGVLPQYPAQPQSFKEVVTQALPPTSGMDGDASQGWEGSQGKGELMQSFHLDAFSPQQETIPQTHHTPLHQRGRGRAGWSRQGPHQQLHYPSLQGDLGTWPTISRTTVPQTAGEVGGMSDRRSCQICGYKGQDVSQLRKHLRIHTGEKPFQCPSCSYSSAQSSNLKVHIKRHHPTVSQKDDGHRDSQQAPFLIQ from the exons ATGGCAGTGGACGGTCTGTTGTCACTGCGATGGAACAACCACTCGTCCTCCTTCCTCAAGCAGCTCTCCTTCCTGCGGGACAAG GAGACCTACAGTGACCTGACCCTGGTGTGTGGAGGTCAGTTCTACCAGGTGCACCGGCTGGTGGTGTCAGGCTGCAGTGAATACTTCCGTACTATCCTGGAGCACATTCCTTGCCGTCACCCAGCAGTAGTGCTGCAGGACCTGCCACCACGCCACCTGGAGGCTCTGCTCAGCTACATGTACCTGGGCCAGGTGTCTGTGCCACAGGATGACCTGGGTGGCCTAATCAAGGCTGCTGAGTGCCTGGCCATCAAGGGTCTTGCCGTGCCAGACGAGCCCACTTCCCCATCCCAGCAGGAGTCCCACAGCCGCCCCACTGCCACCACAGAGGAAGAGCCGCCCAACCCTAAGCGGCGCCGACACGACAGGGAAGCCAGCAGCCCTGTCCCCACAGCACAAGGGGATGACCCTGTCACTGAAGACCACAATGAAGTCAGGGGAAGAGATAGGGGGAGCAGGGGAAGCAGCCCCCAACCTGCCACTTCCACCTTCCCATCACAGCAACAG CATACCTtgatggaggagaggacagtgttcacagtgaaagaggagagggaggatgaggtgAAATGTGAGGACAACATCCTGGGGCTGACTGACCTTGATGGAGGCCTGGTGGGTCCTGAAGAGGCCAGCCAAGGTGAGAAGGGCCAGACTACCTACAGCCCAGCaatttctggtggtggtggtggtggcagcggtgttCTCCCACAGTACCCTGCACAGCCACAGTCATTTAAGGAGGTGGTGACCCAGGCACTGCCGCCCACTTCAGGGATGGATGGG GATGCCAGCCAGGGATGGGAGGGCAGCCAGGGCAAGGGGGAGCTGATGCAAAGCTTCCACTTGGACGCCTTCTCACCCCAGCAAGAGACAATTCCtcagacacaccacacaccactccaccaGAGG GGCCGAGGGAGGGCAGGGTGGAGCAGGCAAGGCCCCCACCAGCAGCTCCACTACCCAAGCCTGCAGGGAGACCTAGGGACTTGGCCCACCATCAGCAGGACCACCGTCCCTCAGACGGCAGGGGAGGTCGGTGGCATGTCTGACCGTCGGTCCTGTCAGATATGCGGCTACAAGGGCCAGGATGTGTCGCAGCTGAGGAAGCACCTGCGTATCCACACAGGGGAGAAGCCATTTCAGTGTCCCAGCTGCTCCTACTCCTCGGCCCAGAGTAGTAACCTGAAGGTGCACATCAAGAGGCACCACCCCACAGTGTCCCAGAAAGATGACGGCCACAGGGACAGCCAGCAGGCGCCCTTCCTCATCCAGTAA